A window of Penaeus chinensis breed Huanghai No. 1 chromosome 9, ASM1920278v2, whole genome shotgun sequence genomic DNA:
aggttactgctgaggctgggcaccacggcggataaggactaagctcaggccgggctcccctcattgggcATACCCCGGGAGAGGCTGAGCtttgcatatctgacttatcttTAATGCAATAATATGTCCTGTTCTTATCGAAGTTTTTTTATATACTCATTTGTTCAACTTAAATGATCGATTCCCACGCAGTATGACTAAGTGATTATCTTTTTAATCCATTCATTAACTTAAATCTATAACTTCATTACAATAATGTCATTAAGGATGACAGTATTGTACTTACAACCTTGTCTTCTCTCCCAGACGTAACAGTTGTCAACATTCGAtctaaagtttttttgttgtaAACAGACTGTAATGCTACCATTTTTTCGTGCTTAATGAACTTTACCTCAagtatgatgactataataatatgatgactataataagaagaaaatgctaATAAAACTATGACagtgatgacgttgataatactcataatcattataacagaaaaaataataatggcaatgacaataacaatgcaattactagtactattttaataattgtaataataataatcatcataatcataataataaaagtaagattaataatgataatgataatgatggttgaggtattcataataataatattaataataataataataataataataataataataataataataataataataataataataataataatttgaaaaattCTTACATTTTTCCTCAAGACATCTCTAACCTTGTTCGTTCGTGTTAATCTATTTTTTATCAGCATAATGTACTAGGTGTTCAAGGGTTCATTCGTGATGTACAACAAGGGTaagtttatttgatatatttctaTGCTATGTCTATATGATACATCCGATTACAAGCCATGCTATATAAGCTGTACAAAGACACATTTAGCATACATCATTTGTTTAACAACTTAAATATCTACGAATTCTTTTAAAAACATTTCTCATCAGCATTAAAATCTATCTTATTCCTAGGAAATTATATCCAAGTATCTTACACTTATACTTAAATACAGTATTTTGGTTATGATAATACAACATCACTTCACGACGCTGGTTATCCATTCCTGTCTTCCTTTATGCTGCTCGCACAGACTGAAATACAAAAGAATACAGTTTAGTTTTTTTCTGGTGAGTGTAGTGTATGAAGCAGAAGTACTCGTGTATTTTAAGGTAATGCAAAAATATTACGGGTGCCTTAGGACGAAAGGATTAAATGATGTTCAATTTTTCCCtcttatacacatatagaaagattGCTAAGATATTTGCTTAGGTCAATGACATATACTCTGACATTTTAAAGGTGAAATAAATCATCCCTTTTATCGATATGATAACCATCGTGACAGTTTATCTaatattgttttttccttttcagttTATGTACTTTAGTCATTTCATAAAACGGTTAGCGCGAGTAATATCAAAATGTTTATAagaatcaatagtaataacagatgtGCAAGTATCAGTATAAATCTTGCCCTATCTGACAAGacatttttatttacttcatgTAAAACATCCTTTTTTATGAATTACTCCGCGGATATCACGAGGCAATTTTCAGAAACATCTTGTCAGTCATTGACAAAAACACCCTTTCTCACATATAACTAACATAATTATCTCCTAATGTGCATATTTAACCCTTACCTTTCTCAGATCAACACCCGTCATAGACTTGACCATTTCAGGGATGCTGGTGGAAATATTCATCACTTCCTGTGTTAGCTTCAGAGCACCGACCTCAGATCCTCCTGAAGACACCATCTTCACACTCTTGGCGTTGGACAAGGATGAGCTCACATTGCCGACGACCTATGCAAAGGAGATCTATCTTAGttccgtgtatatgtatgtatgtgtgtacatataaatacacatatacgtatgtgtgtgtgtgtgtgtgtgtgtgtgtgtgtgtgtgtgtgtgtgtgtgtgtgtgtgtgtgtgtgtgtgtgtgtgtgtgtgtgtgtgtctgtctgtctgtctgtctgtctgtctgtctgtctgtctgtctgtgtgtgtgtgtgtgggtgtgtgggtgtgtgggtgtgtgtgtgagtgtgtgagtgtgtgagtgtgtgagtgtgtgagtgtgtgagtgtgtgtgtgtgtgtgtgtgtgtgtgtgtgtgtgtgtgtgtgtgtgtgtgtgtgtgtgtgtgtgtgtgtgtgtgtgttccctccctcccgagggagagggtagagagagaaagagagaggggagggggggtagatagagagagagggggggatggagacccgagagataataaaagcttgcgtggctatatatatatatatatatatatatatatatatatatatatgcatatttatatatatatactacaaaaacATTAACTCTAGAAATATTTCATAATAACTTCAGCGATTTCCAGTCCTAAATTACCTGTGGTATTGCTTTAAGGTACATATCCAGAATAGCAGCATTTTGGAATTCCTTGTAAGCTTCAGCTCGGTAGTGCATGCTTGCTGCTTGTGCCTTCGCTTTTGCCTGTGGATAAGAAACGTAAATGATGCTGGACATTATGAGGTTATCATACAGCTTAAGCTTTTTCCTACGAGACTGATAATTCGTGTACTGTGCTTACATGTAACAGATAGGAACCTCGATCAAGTGACAGTAGCAGTTAAAAAATAATGGAACCTGGGGATGACGGATTAAGTCTGTTGATGGATGATATAACAAAACTACTCTGCGTGGCCCGTAAGATATCACCCAGCAGGTTCAGACACCATAGCACCAGTAGTAGTGGATTCAGTAGTGCTGACACATCAGTCTCACAACCACACACTACCTTCTCCAGAACTTCCATCAATGTTGgctgtcttttcttttaactgcTGAAGGCAGGAACAGTTCTCGTGTACACCCATTCAGACCTTTCTCTCATCACCATAGTGTCCTCACAATGCTGATATGTCCTCATACGCGTCATGCCTAATGCTTTAGATCATCTTATGCATGTACTGACAAATCATGGTATATCATTGAATCTGCTCCAGATCCAGGGTACTCCCGATGAAGAACGTCACCCAAAAGTACATTCTAATCATAAATATGGTCGGGAGAAATATACGTGTTAAAtcaagagacaaaacaaaaaaaaaattagggaatTCACCATCGGCGTCTGTATCCATCCCAGAACCTTTTAACCTTCTATGGTGAGCATGGAACTGGCCTTTGAGAAAACAATCATGATATTAACGCTCTGAAATGCAGCCATAGCATCGGGTGCAGGACTTTTACACTATGACAAAGATTTAAGAAAACTGCTATGGACCTTGACACGCTAACTTTTTTAACACAAGAAAAAACACCGAGACCTTTCCTAGTCAGACCTGGTAGTTAAAacttaacatttatatatttgtatccaaACATTGCAATTTGCACACAGCTTCTCAGCACCATCTTCTctgcacatatatctacattccCACCTTGAGTAGCAACTTGTAGGTCATTCAGATTAACAGACCATGAACTTTCACAAACACCGACTTTCACACCGTGTAAGCTTGGAAACAGTTAAAAAaactgaaatcgaaaaaaaaacctAGGTGTTCCTCCACATATAGGGGGAAAGGTATCAGATATGAAAAGCCTGAAGCTGGAATATGGACTAACTAAACGACATTTCCCTGAATACCCATTGAATGAAAATTATCATGGTGTTCGACAGTAGCTCTCCGACCGTTAGATAAACCCTTGATAATGTAATAGCCaccagaaaaaaatgaataaacaaaaagtagAAAGTTACTTAAAAAGAGGGCTTACTACCATGCTGTATCTGTCCTGAAGTGGGGAATATAACCACAAGGGGCTATAGACATTGTTAAAGCTAGTTAAAAATACGCCTGAGCTTCTGTTTCAGTATTAGAACGTATGTTAAACCATATCAATTATAATACTGCTGTTGTGCAAAGTCGTACTCCTGTATAATGTTTCAAAACTTGTCACAAACCTCAATCGCAAAAGCCTGAGCCTCTCCCTGAAGGTGCTTGGATTCTGCATGAGCCTCTGCCTCCAAGACAGTCTTCTTCCTCTGCGCTGCAGCAATGGTTTCCGCCCTTCATATAACAAGAAGACATACACAGCTTATAAGATGAAATCCAAAGACAGTTGAGTATGGAGTTCATGCCAGTGTTATTCATTACTGGAATTCAGGAATAACTGCAAGTGTGTAGTGTTCTCATTCTCACCTGAATTTCTCTGCTTCAGCAGGCTGTTTCACTGTGGCTTCCAAGTGTTTCTCAGTTCGCTGTATTTCCTGTTCTTCCACATGGATCTTTCCCTGCCTCTCAACAACCTGTCAtcaagtaataattttaatatttccaTCATGTGAGCTTGAGTTGTAACTATATATAGGGAACTTTCTAATCTAGACACAATGTTTTAAAAGTATTATAAAATGGAAATCTCGAATTTCgatcaaaaaataataactggGACAAAGCTGCATCTACCAAACTACAAATCTCACCCATGGGATACGTATCAGTATCTTTTCGGCAAAATCATTGAAAATTTGAATGTAAATAGAAGTACCACGTTACAGGTTTATACATCTGGACTGAACTGAGAAGGACCAGCTCTAACTCGAAAATGAGACCCGCATTTGCAGGCTACTCAACACCACGCATAACGCCAACCGAATTCTAGCTAAAAGAGGGCACACTTAATCCACTAACATTTTGATGACAGTAGGTTTCCAACAAGGAATGTTTTACCTTGAATTGTGATTACCCACTGGCTAGGCGTAATTAGGCGTAATTCTGAAACATTATGATTAAATTAAGGGTTTCTTAGCAAGAACACTTACGACaatctccattttttcttcctgAATCTTTTGTTTGATCTTGCATGACTGTAATTCATATGCCAAGTCAGCTTCTGCGTTCTGTGAatagaatatataggtatatattaatattcataaatatattcacacataagaGATTGgcggatagatatgtgtgtgtgtgtgtgtgtgtgtgtgtgtgtgtgtgtgtgtgtgtgtgtgtgtgtgtgtgtgtgtgtgtgtgtgtgtgtttgcttgtgtataagcatatgtgtaaTTTTAAGAgtgaatgtgtatttttatttatgcatgtaattgtgtgtgagcgtatgcatACATTAAATAAAATCATCCAAAGATTCTCCTATTCCCTTGCACCCACCTTGGTCATAACCTCCTGGTCATACACTGCCTTCTGCTGCTCGAAGTTCCTGTTAGCCAAAGCAATAAGGCTATCATTGGCGTATTTAGCCTTCATTAGTTCCTCGAGGGCCAAGCTCTTCTGGATCCGCGACTCCTGCTGAGCTAACACCTCGCCTATCTTCGCATCTCTCTGAACCTCCGCTGTCCTCGACATGCCTAGGGCTTGAAGATATCCCTGTAGGGCAAAAGGCACTGCTGAAGAAAGGGTAGGTTGGCTTGATATTTTAGTGGTTAGGGCTTTCTTGCATGTCCTTGCTGTTCGCTTAATCTTTCTCTGTCGTTtgtcaatactctctctctctctctctctctctcgctctctctctctctctctctctctctctatatatatatatatatatattatatatattatatatatatattatatatattatatatatatatattcactcattctctgattcgctcttctcccctcctccctctgtctatctgtctgccagtcagtctgtctgtctgtctgtctgtctgtctgtctgtctgtctgtctgtctctttctctttctctttctctttctctttctctttctctctctctctctctctctctctctctctctctctctctctctctctctctctctctctctctctctctctctctctctctctctctctctctctctctctctctccttctctcgtaaCCATATAGTCATGATTCAAGAACTGGCGTTTGAACAGTACCTAGAGCAGTTGCATAACTCGAGAATGAGATTTATAATCAGTTGCATAACTCGAGAATGAGATTTATAATCAGTTTGTAATCATGGCGCTTGTGATAtggaagctgttgcccatgcataTCTCCCCTCTCTACATCACTTATGTAATTCAAGGGACCCTATGCATATTGGCACCAGTGCTGTCGCAACTACCAGAATGAAGATATTCACCAACAAACTACACAAGGTACTCTAGTTCAGATTTTGCTATCTAGGTAATACACTTGACTCAGAGGGACCAAGAGCAGTTCATCATTGCCTTAATCTAATTGGcctggatggcaagaatacatgcaatgCCCACCTTCATATTATTAGTTTCTTGTCtgtacacacagatggctctacaagcgtTTAGTTACCAAGGAGTGTATTATTAATCTTCACTATTTCACGGGCTTACCCTTTTCCTAGATTTTTAAAatgcatttttattataattttgtgtttactgttattgtattttaataacataatatcaataataataataataataacagtatcgatattaatGCTATTAAAGAGAAAAGTACATTTTCCCGCAAATTAAAATAATGGGAAAATTAACTGTGGTCACTAAGGCCAACTAATGGATTCTTTtttggctgagcacatgtggaattatctgtatgcaacaaaataCTAACAAATAAAATACAGTGGATTGTACATAAATCTGCAATCACTGGGTTAAATTTGTTCTGTCCTCTCCTAAGACAACACTGATTGATGCCAAAATGCATGGACTCTTGCCCTTCAAATTTATGTTGCGCGAGCAACAACAACTTGAGAAAAAGCTCCTGCACCGCTGCAGAAACTACAATACAACACGAGAAGTGCCAGTTAGTTTATAAGTTTCAGTCTCCACTGGCATAGAGAGAGGTACCAGGGGTCAATTCTAACAGTGGGGTTGTTCCTGCACCAACTAATGGATCACCACTTTTCACGGCATAGATACAATGATCActcataacaatactaataattataatagtaatgatgataataattatcattatgaataaaaaataaaaaaaacatacccacGTATGTACATATTGGAAAGTTGGGTGCATCTTTCTACCCTGAGACCTACCCCCTCATCTGTTATATCTCTGATGGTATAGGAGAGAACTTGGAGGCCGAGATTACAAAGGTCCTTGGAAGCCACTTCAAACACACGCGAATTGAACAGCTTCCGATTCTTATAgatatcctgaaaaaaaaagtcatataaaaaATCATGAAATGCAGTATTAGGAGAAGAGAGCTCATACTCGAATGATATTTTGAAAGGAAACACATGCTATAATGCATAGTATAAACATGAAAGACAGAACGCAGAAGACGAGCACAATGATACCCACCTCAACTGTCATAGTGCCAAGGATGGCCCTCTGGTGACCCTCTAGCGTGGCAGTGATGAGTGCCTCGATCTCATTTTTGGACTTGCTAAGAAAGTGTTCACATGCCCGCTCGAGGACCTCTGGGTGCTGTGTGCTGATCTTCACCTGCAGGAATGGATCCCATTGTTTCAAAAATAATATGAACTGTTTATTGCTATGAACACTTCAATTAATAATGAGATATGATAAAGCACTCCCCAgtttttccccttcctcgctaTACTAACATCACACATATGCGAACAATGATCGATGCGTTATGGTTTGTCAAAAAGATAATTCTATATCTCTAAGCTTAGCAATTTGGGTAATTATGTGTCACACTCACCTGAGCAACTCCACTAACAGTGATGGGGACTCCCTGGGACGTGTAAACGCTTGCTGAGCCTATTCTAATGGTCATTACATTGAGTGACAACCtgcagaaggaaagggggattACTATTGAGTTTAGCATTGTTCATATACTGTAGGCAGAAGAAACAATCATGGGTAGacttttaaatatacattttctttttcttttcttttttcttctccttacaaTTTTTTTCACTCTATTACGATTACCACTACccatataactatacacactACAGGTACATTTTATATTTTGGTAAGAGTCCAACCTCTTTTCCAGACTTATTGAACTGCCCAACTTCTCTTTCCAGTCTTTTAAGATTCCCAATAAACTTCCGAAGAACTAATTACCAATCTCTTCACTCGTCAGCATCCTCAGATTCACTGCCCTATGACTACAAAACCATCACATCAGTCACGAACTGAACAATTAGGAATTTTCTCtgctacacatttttttttttctcattaatgaAGTGGTGAACTGCTCAAGCAACTTCATGAATTAACTGTTAAATGACGAATTAACAATCCACCGCCTCATAGATGAACGACAAATCAGCAATCTCCTTAGCCACACTCATTCACGAATCAATAATTTCTTGGGACTCATTCAAGTCTCAGTGACTCACCTGCGCCACCGCTGGATGCACGGGAAAGCAATTATTCTTCCGCCGGTGATGAGGGCCGACTTCCGGTGGCCGAAACCtataggagagaaagacaaaaaaaaaaaaaaaaaaattaagaactgACCCTTTTCTAActcttttcattttaaaaatGAACTTGTAGTAGGTTCAGTGATTGTACTGTGATCTGATTTGTTTTAAATATCTTCCTGGCAAACTAATATTTGAATGTAACCTTATCCTAGGCACTGTATTAGTGTTTTGCAATACAGTGCCTAGGATAAGGTTACTATTTGACATGTAggaatgattatcactattattatcactatatgcatcatcattatcaataataattagtactagcagtagtagtagcaccatcattactataattattatcagtagtataatCATAATCTTCATGAACTTTTTCATATACTCAACCAGTTATGATCAAAGGTACAAGTTTATCAAGTTGGAACCCTCTCCTCAGATATGCAGCACTCTCTATCACATGGCAACCTTTGGTTTAGACCCCTGGATAAAGAGGCCTACCAATATGAAGTGACATTTAGGTGTACTTTGTCGCCTCCTgaactctcttccctttcttgtggCCACCTGCCCTTACACAAGTCCCTcaagagttgttttttttttttttttttttgcatccttCCTGTTGTCCGTTTGTAGCAAGGATGGCAGCAAGGGCGTGACCGTCATTGCTAAATACCCGACTAAGAGAGCTATACTCAATTTATAAACGAGATTACGATAATATCCAAACGAGACTAGGAGACTATGGAGATCAAGTTAAAATACGGGAGTCCCCATGATATTTTGGAGCTCTTTCATAAAGCTCATGGGGctgaacaaacagacaaccacGCACATGGACAAGGGTGACAGGGAATTCTGTCAACAGAATTTCCAAATCTCCCTCGCTATGAATGCCCAAGTCAGAGCCCGAGGTCACGCATTACCTACAACAGCCTAGGAACAGAAAACACCATTAGACCAAACACTCTCATAAAGGATAGTTTTCTCTCTACACCAATCAcaccagaagaaaaataaacaaaaaaaaatgcaccaAAAACGCAACACCAGGAGCAGgcaacataaacaaaatcattttaGAACACCTTCCACTCATCATGATCCGTAAGCTACATCATATATTCAATGTAGCATTGACAACAGGATATATCCCTGATTAAAAACACAATGCATCATACATAATACTAGGCAATACAGCTTTCCCCTACACAGGACCGAGAAAGATCGCCCTCGGCCTTGCCAACAAGCAAGAGATCGTCACACTACAAGGCGACAGAAAGGCCACTGACAATCTCATGACGATCTCAAATCCAAAATAATATACACTTATCTGCTTTTATAATTCCTTAGTTTTTATGTACGGTTTTAACTGGCTTGTTTAAAGCTATTGTATTTAACAATTAACGTAAGCAATTAACTGCCAGCAGTTCACGGGAGAAAGAGCGGTGAAAAATCGTCTCCTTTTTGCCGTTTTCTTCGGCATTATGTACTTCTATTTCTAATTTCAATAATGAACACCTTTAAAATGAGCTACTTTTTTCCATTTATGATTTACGTGCTAAACACTAAACGTGTGAAAAAAGGGAAACCAGCAAGCCCCACGAGCGTCAGAGTGGCTCGAACTACAGAAGGGATTATTCGCTACACTAGAATACAGAGCTGCAGTGGTTGCACTAACACTTAAAAACTAAAAATGCTATCAGTACAGGACAAAGCATCCCTCTGGGTGCATGGTGCAACTTCCTACAGAAGCCCTATACAAAACTTAACGCATGGAAACACATTTACACTGAAAAGACACGTGGGCCCGACTAGGCGAACACTAAGCTAAACAATAATTCATAGAGAAACACATACACCAATCTACACACCCACACGAAGACAAAATAACTGTGATCGTCCCTAATTCTTAAGGTACATTTCAgattataagagagaaaaaagtataacaaagaaataaattagtaatcataacaaacaaacaaaaaaaaatcaaggaaaaataaatttacaaaaataatcctaataataataaatgcagaaGTCACCCACAGAACTTGGCCTGGATTAACCAAACACAGGAGAGGGTTGGCCGCTTTGATGCCCCTCAGAGATATGAATTCGGCGGCGCTATTACCATGGCTTGCCCGCCTAGTGGTGTTGGGATGAAAGGCTTACA
This region includes:
- the LOC125028824 gene encoding flotillin-1-like produces the protein MVLPIILTCGPNEVIVLSGFGHRKSALITGGRIIAFPCIQRWRRLSLNVMTIRIGSASVYTSQGVPITVSGVAQVKISTQHPEVLERACEHFLSKSKNEIEALITATLEGHQRAILGTMTVEDIYKNRKLFNSRVFEVASKDLCNLGLQVLSYTIRDITDEGGYLQALGMSRTAEVQRDAKIGEVLAQQESRIQKSLALEELMKAKYANDSLIALANRNFEQQKAVYDQEVMTKNAEADLAYELQSCKIKQKIQEEKMEIVVVERQGKIHVEEQEIQRTEKHLEATVKQPAEAEKFRAETIAAAQRKKTVLEAEAHAESKHLQGEAQAFAIEAKAKAQAASMHYRAEAYKEFQNAAILDMYLKAIPQVVGNVSSSLSNAKSVKMVSSGGSEVGALKLTQEVMNISTSIPEMVKSMTGVDLRKSVRAA